In one window of Vibrio sp. DW001 DNA:
- a CDS encoding TetR/AcrR family transcriptional regulator, whose translation MSEVKRTRSELKREAILNAAKKAFIKDGVQSTSMDKVSELAQVSKRTVYNHFETKEILVMQIMAEMWRKSTIQPDFEYLTETSLHEQLSAILLAEAKMFSAKENLDLSRVAFGHFFYNPEALQKEMGKFSARETTLFKWLEAAVADNRLKPMDFEFANSQLHNMIKGHCFWPLLLNIGSKIELEKLKNITDETAAMFLSHYARN comes from the coding sequence ATGTCTGAAGTAAAAAGAACGAGAAGTGAACTTAAAAGAGAAGCAATTCTTAATGCCGCGAAGAAGGCCTTTATAAAAGATGGCGTGCAGAGCACCAGCATGGACAAGGTATCCGAATTGGCTCAAGTTTCAAAAAGAACGGTTTACAACCATTTTGAAACCAAAGAGATACTCGTCATGCAAATCATGGCGGAGATGTGGCGAAAATCAACCATTCAGCCTGATTTTGAGTACCTAACAGAGACCTCTCTACATGAGCAATTAAGCGCTATTTTACTGGCTGAAGCAAAGATGTTCTCCGCTAAAGAAAATCTTGATCTTTCGCGCGTCGCATTTGGGCACTTTTTTTACAACCCTGAGGCACTACAAAAAGAGATGGGCAAATTCTCCGCTAGAGAAACCACCCTTTTTAAATGGCTGGAAGCTGCGGTCGCTGACAACAGGCTCAAACCAATGGATTTTGAGTTTGCTAATAGCCAATTACATAACATGATTAAAGGACACTGTTTCTGGCCCTTATTGCTCAATATAGGTAGCAAGATAGAGTTAGAAAAACTCAAAAATATCACCGATGAAACAGCCGCTATGTTTTTGAGTCACTATGCAAGGAACTAG
- a CDS encoding MBL fold metallo-hydrolase — translation MKKFKIFGLGVLFMTVVTIGARVTSTGATQNEGKFVNTEIKYNPSLGNLWDMVVERFNTKRTAAEPAGEVPLKSLSQAQLQSSDEDAIFRLGHSTILMRLNGEYVMTDPVFSERASPVQWAGPKRFHPTPISIEDLPNIKVVIISHDHYDHLDKAAIKKLANKVEHFVTPLKVGDYLIDWGVEKSKVTQLDWWQDVQLGNIHLVATPAQHFSGRSLFDRDETLWASWVIQSDRHNLFFSGDGGYFDGFKEIGEKYGPFDVTMIETGAYNDLWADIHMLPEHSMQAHLDLKGKAMLPIHNGTFDLSMHDWFEPFERITELAKQNNVNLLTPVFGDAIELDNPVSSYAWWREAQETKESALALQE, via the coding sequence ATGAAGAAATTTAAAATATTTGGTTTAGGAGTTTTATTTATGACAGTTGTAACGATTGGCGCGCGTGTAACCAGTACTGGTGCGACTCAAAATGAAGGAAAGTTTGTAAATACGGAAATCAAATACAACCCGTCTCTAGGGAATCTCTGGGACATGGTAGTCGAACGTTTTAATACCAAACGAACTGCAGCGGAGCCGGCAGGTGAGGTTCCTTTGAAATCATTATCGCAGGCTCAATTACAGAGCAGTGATGAAGACGCCATTTTTCGCTTAGGACACTCAACCATCTTGATGAGGTTAAATGGTGAGTATGTCATGACTGATCCGGTATTCAGCGAAAGAGCATCACCAGTGCAATGGGCGGGGCCTAAGCGGTTTCATCCAACCCCAATTTCTATTGAAGATTTACCCAATATTAAAGTGGTGATTATCAGTCATGACCATTATGACCATTTGGACAAAGCGGCAATCAAAAAATTGGCGAACAAAGTCGAGCATTTTGTTACCCCTTTAAAAGTGGGAGACTATCTTATCGATTGGGGTGTTGAAAAATCTAAAGTGACCCAATTGGACTGGTGGCAAGATGTGCAGCTTGGCAATATTCATCTTGTTGCGACACCTGCTCAACACTTCTCTGGTCGAAGTCTGTTTGATCGAGACGAAACATTGTGGGCAAGTTGGGTAATCCAAAGCGACAGACACAATCTATTCTTTAGTGGAGATGGCGGTTATTTTGATGGTTTCAAAGAGATTGGTGAAAAATACGGTCCGTTTGATGTCACAATGATAGAGACGGGGGCTTATAATGACCTGTGGGCAGATATCCATATGCTACCTGAACATAGCATGCAGGCACACCTGGATCTTAAAGGCAAAGCGATGCTGCCAATCCACAATGGTACTTTTGATCTATCAATGCACGACTGGTTTGAACCGTTTGAGCGAATTACAGAATTGGCGAAGCAAAATAACGTTAATCTATTAACGCCAGTGTTTGGTGATGCGATTGAGCTCGACAATCCGGTTAGCAGTTATGCATGGTGGCGTGAAGCACAAGAGACGAAAGAGTCCGCGTTGGCGCTACAAGAGTAA
- a CDS encoding cytochrome b/b6 domain-containing protein: protein MKVWDLPTRLYHWIQALLFAGLAFSGLTEQGPHVYFGLTLFTLLIWRIIWGFFGSDTSRFSRFIRSPKTVVQYLNGQHSEQPGHNPAGGYMVLAMIGALLLQALTGLALSGMLDPLPGSQIWLNDDIFDVCVLIHENLVNGLFVLVGLHVLAIIIYKWQNKPLVKAMFTGYQKNMTTKINLASNRRALVILMIALAITSIIYTLSIE, encoded by the coding sequence ATGAAAGTTTGGGACTTACCGACACGTTTATATCATTGGATTCAGGCACTACTATTCGCTGGGTTGGCCTTTAGCGGTCTCACGGAACAAGGACCACACGTTTACTTTGGTCTAACCCTTTTTACTCTGCTCATATGGCGTATTATTTGGGGCTTTTTCGGAAGTGATACAAGTCGTTTCTCACGATTTATCCGGTCACCAAAAACGGTCGTTCAATACCTAAATGGACAACATTCGGAGCAACCAGGCCATAACCCTGCAGGTGGTTATATGGTCCTCGCCATGATTGGTGCACTATTGCTTCAAGCGCTGACTGGTCTTGCTCTATCTGGGATGTTGGACCCCTTACCCGGTTCACAAATCTGGCTTAACGATGACATATTTGATGTATGCGTTCTCATACATGAAAACCTCGTTAATGGGTTATTTGTACTTGTAGGGCTACACGTGCTGGCCATTATTATCTATAAATGGCAGAACAAACCTCTCGTCAAAGCAATGTTTACAGGCTATCAAAAAAACATGACAACCAAGATAAACCTAGCTTCCAATAGAAGAGCCTTAGTGATACTGATGATCGCCTTAGCAATAACATCGATAATTTATACGCTTTCTATCGAATAA
- a CDS encoding cytochrome c — MKKQLVSLFMLISVSASAATFEAEIEARQDAYSGIKDNVEAVGGMLESGQFDYAKFEMLGEALTKHSSSLKTLFPEGSQEGSNAKKAVWKDFEKFSTNLDKLDQGFQDFYAAAKVQDQAALLAGFKDATGTCKGCHRKFRNKK, encoded by the coding sequence ATGAAAAAGCAATTAGTAAGCCTATTTATGCTTATTTCGGTTTCGGCTAGCGCAGCAACGTTTGAAGCGGAAATAGAGGCTCGTCAGGATGCATATTCAGGTATCAAAGACAACGTCGAAGCGGTTGGCGGCATGCTCGAAAGTGGTCAATTTGATTACGCTAAGTTTGAGATGCTGGGAGAGGCACTAACCAAGCACTCATCTAGCCTAAAAACGCTGTTCCCAGAAGGAAGCCAAGAAGGCAGTAACGCCAAAAAGGCGGTATGGAAGGATTTTGAGAAATTCTCAACGAATCTAGATAAACTCGATCAAGGCTTTCAAGATTTCTATGCGGCAGCAAAGGTACAGGATCAGGCCGCTCTACTAGCCGGATTTAAAGATGCGACTGGTACCTGCAAAGGTTGTCATCGTAAGTTCCGTAATAAGAAATAA
- a CDS encoding PLP-dependent aminotransferase family protein, with protein MNLIDVGDLFLSKQSSTLQQTLFDAIQQKIINGHWKREQKLPSTRKMAEELTLSRNTVTSAYEQLVAEGYLQSRKGSGFFVAVSIPEYFLKTAISQSERPDRSVVNSKKLTLGSPFDTQRSLYLNRPFSPGIPDLVEFPYTKWQRLLQRHIHRDSLSGMGDIQGYFPLREALSHYLQSSRSVSCHPKRIIVTSGAQQALSIATLATLDPNQTVLMEEPGYSQMRKVLNLYRIKTASVSVDPLLGLNISSLLKHKAAAVYLTPSNQYPMGTSLNTEQRLQILQWAEANQAWVIEDDYDSEFQFAHRPYTSLQGLSAQSGFSDRCIYVGSLSKTMFNGLRIGYMVVPESLVEACLKIKDAMAGNTAIHSQAALADFISEGHFLRHLRRMRKIYQQKSILLRGALTQHFGREWQVISQEAGLHTTVRWQGSPSEDQVVEAAEKKGITVRPLSYYEKHSYQRDWNALVLGYGNVQSNKIEPLIAQLRQIYLSL; from the coding sequence ATGAATTTAATCGACGTCGGCGACCTTTTCCTATCAAAGCAAAGTTCTACACTTCAACAAACACTATTTGACGCCATTCAACAAAAAATAATCAATGGGCATTGGAAAAGAGAACAAAAGTTACCCTCTACCAGAAAGATGGCAGAAGAGCTTACACTGAGTCGAAATACGGTAACCAGTGCATACGAACAGCTTGTTGCAGAGGGGTACTTGCAAAGCCGAAAAGGTTCAGGTTTTTTCGTCGCGGTATCTATCCCCGAGTATTTTCTGAAGACCGCTATCAGCCAATCAGAACGACCAGACAGATCCGTCGTAAATAGTAAAAAACTCACCCTTGGGTCCCCATTCGATACACAACGATCACTTTATCTAAATCGACCATTTTCTCCCGGTATACCTGACCTTGTTGAATTCCCATATACCAAATGGCAACGATTGCTACAGAGGCATATTCACCGGGACTCATTGTCAGGAATGGGGGACATACAAGGTTACTTCCCATTGCGTGAAGCACTCAGCCATTATCTACAATCAAGCCGCTCTGTTTCCTGTCACCCTAAACGAATCATCGTCACCTCCGGCGCGCAGCAAGCACTTTCCATCGCAACACTCGCGACTCTAGATCCAAATCAAACGGTGTTAATGGAAGAACCAGGATACTCACAGATGCGTAAAGTGCTGAACCTTTATCGTATTAAAACGGCTTCAGTATCAGTTGACCCGTTATTGGGACTCAATATTTCCTCATTGTTAAAACACAAGGCGGCGGCCGTTTACTTAACACCCAGCAACCAATACCCAATGGGAACCAGCCTCAATACAGAGCAGCGATTACAAATATTACAGTGGGCAGAGGCGAACCAAGCTTGGGTTATCGAAGACGATTATGATAGCGAGTTCCAATTTGCTCATAGACCCTATACGTCACTTCAGGGGTTATCTGCACAATCTGGGTTTTCAGACCGTTGTATTTACGTCGGATCGTTGAGTAAAACGATGTTTAACGGCTTAAGGATTGGCTACATGGTAGTGCCGGAAAGTCTAGTAGAGGCATGTTTAAAGATTAAAGATGCAATGGCAGGCAATACCGCGATACATAGCCAAGCCGCTTTGGCAGACTTTATCTCTGAGGGGCATTTTCTTCGTCATCTAAGGCGAATGAGAAAAATCTATCAACAAAAATCTATTTTATTACGAGGCGCACTCACGCAACATTTTGGGCGAGAATGGCAAGTGATCAGTCAAGAAGCAGGATTACACACCACCGTTCGTTGGCAGGGTTCACCTAGCGAAGATCAAGTGGTTGAAGCAGCAGAGAAAAAAGGGATCACGGTTCGACCCCTATCTTATTATGAGAAACACTCCTATCAGCGCGACTGGAATGCTCTGGTTCTTGGCTATGGTAATGTACAAAGTAATAAAATTGAACCGCTTATTGCACAGCTCAGACAGATTTATCTCAGTCTGTGA
- a CDS encoding pyridoxamine 5'-phosphate oxidase family protein, which translates to MLSKTERTAIKKGAHKACDDEAKLHQIIDESLLAHVAIVEKGVPIVIPMLAWRVDDHIYIHGANNSRLLRTLKNSVETSLTFTLFDGWVLARSAMHHSAHYRSAVVFGRFEQISENDEKDRILNHFVEQIAPNRTCEVRLGNQKELSATLLLRMPLSEASVKIGNHGVNDDMADLDRPVWAGILPYRTVIGPLEPVADLGEGIAMPDYSSAYGDRWCGLNE; encoded by the coding sequence ATGCTTTCAAAAACAGAACGAACAGCGATCAAAAAGGGTGCGCATAAAGCGTGCGATGACGAAGCTAAGTTGCATCAAATAATTGATGAAAGTTTGCTTGCTCATGTCGCTATTGTGGAGAAAGGAGTACCTATTGTTATTCCTATGTTAGCTTGGAGAGTCGACGATCATATCTATATCCACGGCGCGAATAATAGCCGCCTGCTCAGGACATTGAAAAATAGTGTAGAAACGAGTCTGACGTTTACACTGTTTGATGGCTGGGTACTGGCTCGATCGGCAATGCATCATAGTGCGCACTATCGAAGTGCTGTGGTATTTGGTCGGTTTGAACAGATAAGTGAAAATGACGAAAAAGACCGTATATTGAACCACTTTGTGGAACAAATCGCGCCTAATCGTACTTGTGAGGTTCGTTTAGGTAATCAAAAAGAGTTGTCTGCGACCCTGCTACTGAGAATGCCATTATCAGAAGCCTCAGTTAAAATTGGTAACCATGGTGTCAACGACGATATGGCGGATTTGGACAGACCAGTATGGGCGGGTATTTTGCCTTATAGAACGGTTATCGGGCCTCTTGAACCTGTAGCCGATCTCGGCGAAGGCATAGCAATGCCTGATTACTCTTCAGCTTACGGTGACCGTTGGTGCGGTTTAAATGAGTGA
- a CDS encoding glycosyl transferase family protein, whose protein sequence is MSTILDCIRTVGKGERGRKPLNFEQAYQVMDEYLDGKIGDDQMAMLMMLIRVQNETHDEIAGFVKAFQTRMPDIGADIDWPCYAGKRASAGKPWHIIAAKILAENGYKVLVHGHLEETSIREHVRDYIDALDIPFAADVKQAKEMIEHHNIVYLPLTSFAPQVVTMLDWKNRYGLRTPINTVVRALNPGNARYGIRGSFHPGFQQLHAEVEQAVGLSKHAVISFKGQSGESEYNPKVSQTVWRSDNNGVTSHYWPETMASDLPQPKQPLLGTDPSDYNMMANTVVATLCAVLFAKVNDRDKAYELAYALWSDWVVNSPYSNGTR, encoded by the coding sequence ATGAGCACAATTCTCGATTGTATACGAACGGTAGGTAAAGGCGAAAGGGGACGAAAACCTCTTAATTTTGAACAAGCTTATCAAGTGATGGATGAGTATCTCGATGGCAAAATTGGTGACGACCAGATGGCTATGTTGATGATGCTTATTCGAGTTCAAAATGAAACCCATGACGAAATTGCAGGATTTGTTAAGGCGTTCCAAACGAGGATGCCGGATATTGGCGCTGACATCGACTGGCCTTGCTATGCTGGAAAAAGGGCAAGCGCAGGAAAACCTTGGCACATTATCGCCGCCAAAATACTCGCCGAGAATGGTTACAAAGTATTGGTGCATGGACACCTAGAAGAAACCTCGATTCGTGAACACGTTCGTGACTACATTGATGCGCTTGATATTCCATTTGCAGCGGATGTGAAGCAAGCAAAAGAGATGATTGAGCATCACAATATTGTTTATCTACCTCTAACCAGTTTTGCTCCTCAAGTGGTGACCATGTTGGATTGGAAAAATCGATATGGCTTACGAACACCAATCAATACGGTAGTAAGAGCGCTTAATCCTGGCAACGCAAGATATGGTATTAGAGGTAGCTTTCACCCAGGTTTTCAGCAACTACATGCCGAAGTAGAGCAAGCAGTAGGCCTAAGCAAACACGCGGTCATCTCTTTTAAAGGCCAGTCTGGTGAGTCAGAATACAATCCTAAGGTAAGCCAAACGGTTTGGAGAAGTGATAACAATGGCGTAACTTCGCACTACTGGCCAGAAACGATGGCCTCAGATCTTCCCCAGCCCAAACAGCCGTTGCTAGGGACGGATCCTAGCGATTACAATATGATGGCAAATACGGTTGTCGCGACATTATGTGCCGTATTGTTCGCCAAGGTAAATGATAGAGATAAAGCCTACGAACTCGCCTACGCATTATGGAGTGATTGGGTAGTGAATAGCCCATATAGTAATGGCACTCGTTGA
- a CDS encoding HD domain-containing phosphohydrolase — protein sequence MLNTLNERTKPHDDTAIDSHIALLGDDVLLILVLLPLIISFFYAMYRHTSKARVIAQRELALTKVKQEAFDLQKNILTMMGKAIECRSGETGSHVKRVAQLSYYVGKLYGLSDAECEVLKVISPMHDIGKIAISEKILDKPGKLNHDEFEVMKRHTTEGYKLLSSGRGHLMEMAAIVAHEHHEKWDGSGYPNGKVAEEIHIYGRITAIVDVIDALLSQRPYKEPWSVYQVKELLKGESGKHFQPELVDLILAHFSNIIDVRNAAMTKNEPRQNNMSELEGNGWLVN from the coding sequence ATGCTGAATACTTTAAATGAACGGACTAAACCGCACGACGATACGGCTATCGACTCTCATATTGCCTTACTCGGTGATGACGTATTGTTAATCTTGGTATTATTACCGTTAATCATTTCGTTTTTCTATGCGATGTATAGGCATACCAGTAAGGCGCGAGTGATTGCACAGCGTGAACTTGCCTTGACGAAGGTAAAACAGGAAGCATTTGATCTACAAAAAAATATATTAACCATGATGGGAAAGGCCATTGAGTGTCGCTCGGGAGAAACAGGAAGCCATGTTAAACGAGTCGCTCAACTATCCTATTACGTCGGCAAACTTTATGGATTAAGTGACGCGGAATGCGAAGTATTAAAAGTCATTAGCCCCATGCATGATATTGGTAAAATAGCGATCAGTGAAAAGATACTGGATAAACCGGGTAAACTCAATCATGACGAGTTTGAAGTGATGAAACGTCATACTACAGAAGGCTATAAGCTCCTTTCTTCAGGTCGTGGCCACTTAATGGAGATGGCTGCAATAGTGGCTCATGAACATCATGAGAAATGGGATGGTTCTGGGTACCCTAATGGAAAGGTGGCCGAAGAAATACATATATATGGACGAATTACTGCAATCGTAGATGTTATTGACGCTCTGTTGAGTCAACGCCCTTACAAAGAGCCATGGTCTGTGTATCAAGTTAAAGAGTTACTTAAAGGCGAGTCAGGTAAACATTTTCAGCCCGAGTTGGTCGATCTAATATTGGCACATTTCTCGAATATTATTGACGTAAGAAATGCAGCCATGACAAAAAATGAACCGCGACAGAATAACATGTCAGAACTTGAAGGAAATGGCTGGTTGGTTAATTAG
- a CDS encoding DUF481 domain-containing protein, whose protein sequence is MIGRFNLGLRAGMQNRVKVILLLGLLVILPKTAVSSNDTTPSPWKVDIPSVPIKYDWVLLKKGELFAGDLIAMYQEEIEFDSDEVGLVDIEMKDIRELRTKQKMRVRFKDGIIRDGQLWLTDSTLTFIDLPDKAYPREMILSISPSEKSEQSLWDGELGAGLKYKSGNSESLDYSFSAKARYLSAHGRFLFNYRGVVSESANNDSESREKTEDNHRLNGSFDLYYSEQIYFRLPTYELYIDEFKNIDAQTTLGVSMGYEVFDTSDVELDVYAGFSVLHTKYNSVEVGEKKNNVSPVFAFGMDYELDITKDLEYFFIYDGKVVNQESGRFIQHLETGIEIELIDDIDLEIAAIINNTFSPVANEEGRKPENTDLLMVIEIEYNF, encoded by the coding sequence ATGATTGGTCGATTCAATTTAGGGTTAAGGGCAGGGATGCAAAACAGAGTTAAAGTTATTCTACTGTTAGGGTTGTTGGTAATACTACCGAAAACGGCCGTTAGCTCAAATGATACAACCCCTTCACCATGGAAGGTCGATATTCCGAGTGTACCAATTAAGTACGATTGGGTTCTTCTTAAAAAAGGAGAGCTATTTGCAGGCGACTTGATTGCTATGTACCAAGAAGAGATTGAGTTTGATAGCGATGAAGTGGGACTCGTTGATATCGAGATGAAAGACATTAGGGAGCTGCGAACCAAGCAAAAGATGAGAGTACGTTTTAAAGATGGAATTATTAGAGATGGCCAGCTTTGGCTAACGGATTCCACTTTGACTTTTATTGACCTTCCCGACAAAGCTTACCCAAGAGAGATGATTCTCTCTATATCCCCTTCCGAAAAAAGCGAACAAAGCCTTTGGGATGGGGAGCTTGGTGCAGGACTAAAATACAAAAGCGGCAATTCAGAAAGCCTAGATTATAGTTTTAGTGCGAAAGCCCGATATCTCTCTGCTCATGGCCGGTTTCTATTTAATTATCGAGGAGTTGTGTCAGAAAGTGCAAATAATGACTCTGAAAGTAGGGAGAAAACAGAAGACAATCACAGGTTAAATGGATCCTTTGATCTGTATTACTCAGAGCAAATTTACTTTCGTCTTCCGACTTATGAACTCTATATTGATGAATTTAAGAACATTGACGCGCAGACGACACTCGGCGTTTCGATGGGGTACGAAGTGTTCGATACGAGTGATGTCGAATTGGATGTTTACGCAGGGTTTAGTGTATTGCATACAAAATACAACAGTGTGGAAGTGGGTGAAAAGAAGAACAATGTTTCACCCGTGTTTGCCTTTGGAATGGACTACGAATTAGATATCACCAAAGATCTTGAATACTTTTTTATCTACGACGGTAAGGTGGTAAATCAAGAATCAGGGCGATTTATACAACACCTAGAGACCGGTATTGAAATAGAGCTAATCGACGACATCGATCTGGAAATTGCCGCCATTATAAACAATACCTTTAGCCCTGTTGCGAACGAAGAGGGGCGCAAACCTGAAAACACCGACCTGTTGATGGTAATAGAGATCGAATACAATTTTTAG
- a CDS encoding TetR/AcrR family transcriptional regulator, which yields MKSDKRQKILDTALLLFVERGFYSVSTASIAKQAGVATGTLFHHFATKNALLEELLITVKQEFSDSVLQNKAVVTAALEADIKNQAKAIWSAGLEWAVNHPHKLQLFLAFSQLQQVNQLLGQTKVRSLLSFLYQLIEEGVQQSIFKPYSEELLTDWCHSQFLSSARYLTSQPPSQFDELTLATFTLFWDGIAKKH from the coding sequence ATGAAATCTGACAAACGCCAAAAAATACTTGATACCGCATTGTTGCTCTTTGTAGAGCGCGGGTTCTATTCCGTATCTACCGCTAGTATTGCTAAACAAGCAGGCGTTGCCACTGGCACACTTTTTCATCATTTCGCAACGAAAAACGCGTTGTTAGAAGAGCTTCTCATCACCGTAAAACAAGAATTTTCCGATTCTGTATTACAAAACAAAGCCGTCGTCACCGCCGCTTTGGAAGCGGATATAAAAAACCAAGCAAAAGCTATCTGGTCTGCAGGTTTAGAATGGGCAGTCAACCACCCTCATAAATTACAGTTGTTCTTAGCCTTCTCTCAACTGCAGCAAGTCAACCAGCTCCTCGGACAAACAAAGGTTAGAAGCCTACTCAGCTTCCTATATCAATTAATCGAAGAGGGTGTGCAGCAGTCGATATTTAAACCCTACTCTGAGGAACTGCTTACCGACTGGTGCCACAGCCAATTCCTATCAAGTGCGCGGTATCTGACGAGCCAACCTCCATCTCAATTTGATGAGTTAACGCTCGCCACCTTTACTCTATTTTGGGATGGCATCGCTAAAAAACACTGA
- a CDS encoding coniferyl aldehyde dehydrogenase produces the protein MTTHSSAQQSDSALSPLFELFSQQKQQYAQHPLPTYQERVRQLKELKSAILSYKQELVSAMSADFGYRSEHDSLIGDILPVISQINYTLKKLRKWMKPSKRYAGLLLAPASVRVEYQPKGVIGIIAPWNFPIMLSLSPLVTSIAAGNRTMIKVSEFTPETNKVLTMLLSSIFSNQEVAIIEGEVDIASEFSSLPFDHILFTGSTPVGKHVMRAAADNLTPVTLELGGKSPVIIAEDMPIDTAVERIIYGKCLNAGQICVSPDYILCPKEKVDDFISLYRTKFQALYPDFGNNKDYSQIINTRQAQRIESVMQDALDKGAIVYSADTNNVASTQLNSENKTGLNAESKKWPTQIIANVNNTMRVMQEEIFGPLLPIVPYQSLQEAIEFVKSNPRPLALYLMSYDETVQRQVLEQTHSGGVCINETVFHVAAEDAPFGGIGQSGIGHYHGTEGFRTLSHAKTILQRGAFNTGKLIHPPYGNFVQKMMLKFFLR, from the coding sequence ATGACAACACATTCCTCTGCGCAACAATCAGATAGTGCTCTCTCACCATTATTTGAACTATTCTCGCAACAAAAACAGCAATACGCTCAGCATCCTTTGCCTACTTATCAGGAACGCGTACGTCAGTTAAAAGAGCTAAAGAGTGCGATTCTAAGTTATAAACAAGAACTCGTCTCAGCAATGAGTGCCGATTTTGGTTACCGCTCAGAACACGATAGTCTTATCGGGGACATTCTTCCTGTCATTAGTCAAATTAACTACACACTTAAAAAACTGAGGAAATGGATGAAACCGAGTAAAAGGTATGCAGGTTTGCTGCTTGCTCCTGCATCGGTTCGAGTTGAGTACCAACCCAAAGGTGTGATAGGTATAATCGCCCCATGGAACTTCCCTATCATGCTGTCACTTAGTCCACTAGTGACGTCTATAGCCGCGGGTAATCGCACCATGATAAAGGTGTCTGAGTTTACGCCGGAAACCAATAAAGTACTTACCATGTTGTTAAGCTCTATATTCTCTAACCAAGAAGTCGCGATAATAGAGGGTGAAGTCGACATCGCAAGCGAGTTTTCTTCATTGCCGTTCGACCATATCCTTTTCACGGGTTCGACCCCAGTGGGTAAACATGTTATGCGCGCCGCCGCCGATAACCTCACACCCGTAACATTGGAGCTAGGAGGCAAGTCACCGGTCATCATTGCCGAAGATATGCCGATAGACACAGCCGTCGAACGAATCATTTATGGTAAGTGTTTAAATGCAGGACAAATTTGTGTTTCACCCGACTACATACTTTGTCCCAAAGAGAAGGTAGACGATTTTATCTCTCTGTATCGAACGAAATTTCAAGCGCTTTACCCAGACTTCGGTAACAACAAGGATTACAGCCAGATAATTAATACCCGTCAGGCGCAACGAATTGAGTCTGTAATGCAGGACGCTTTAGACAAAGGTGCGATTGTTTATTCCGCTGACACTAATAACGTAGCCAGTACTCAATTAAACAGTGAGAACAAGACGGGACTTAATGCTGAATCAAAAAAGTGGCCAACTCAAATTATTGCTAACGTGAACAACACCATGCGAGTGATGCAGGAAGAAATTTTCGGTCCACTTTTGCCTATTGTCCCATATCAATCTCTACAAGAAGCGATTGAATTTGTGAAGAGCAATCCAAGGCCACTTGCGCTCTATTTGATGAGTTATGACGAAACGGTTCAACGTCAGGTACTTGAACAGACCCATTCCGGTGGAGTCTGTATCAACGAAACAGTATTCCACGTAGCAGCAGAAGATGCCCCTTTTGGTGGCATTGGTCAATCTGGAATTGGACACTATCACGGTACCGAGGGGTTCAGAACACTGAGTCATGCTAAAACTATTTTACAAAGAGGCGCATTTAATACCGGTAAATTGATACATCCACCTTACGGTAATTTTGTGCAAAAAATGATGCTCAAATTCTTTTTAAGATAG